The genomic window ATGGATGGCAGGAGGAGCATTGTATCAAACCGCCGGATATACCCGAACCGGTGTTTCCAGATGATGACGCAGAGTTGGATCAGACGGATTTTGAGTTTCGCTGGAAAAGTCCTGGGGGAAATGAGTCACAGGTGGATGATTATCACGTACAGGTGAGCAGGTACCCGGATTTCCGGTGGTGCGTGTGTCCCACTTTTGACCGATATGTGAGCCGCACGGCATACGTGGGGAAGACGCGCTGGCAACCGCAGTTTGCAGGGCTGTTGAATCCTGGCGAGCGATATTATTGGCGGGTGCGCGCGCGAAATACACAAGGGATGTGGAGCAATTGGAGCCGGGTGTGCGCGTTCTCGCTTCACAGTTTTCAGGAGGATTAGCGATGTCCAAAGAAGACATACAACCGGCACCGTTCCACGGCCTGGTAGAACAGGCAAAGCGATTAGCAAAAAAATAAACCTGATTTGTTAGCATATCTCTGCGAAAATTGTTAAATTTTGTAGTGTTTATGTCGTTTACCTGGCAAAGGGATTATCTAATGAACAAAAGGTCTGTTACCATCAAAGATATAGCAAGGCAGTTGGGTATTTCGTATTCAACAGTCTCACGTGCGCTGTCTCCAAAAGCTTCGATATTGGTGAAGGAGGAGACACGAGAACTGGTGCGACAAACAGCCGCCGATATGGACTACAATCCCAATTTGATGGCGCGGGGGATTGTGACGGGAAAAACAGGTACACTGGGGTTGCTGACCTACCAGATTTTCCAGGAGACATTTGGACATCAGACCGATCAGATAATGAAGGTGGCTGACGAGTATGATTATCAGATCATGATGGGAGTGGCCTCTAACCGGATTCCTAAAAATCCACGAGATGACCAGATTATACAGGTCAAGCAGTTGGTTTCCTGGGGCGTAGATGGACTTTTAATTCATACGCGAGGGGACGAAGGAGAGTCAGAGCGTATTTTGGATGTCGTTAAGGGACGCGTGCCAGTAGTGACATTTTTTTATCCAACTCAAAATTTGAGTGGGGTCATATTGGACCTTGTATCGGATTTTTACGAGGCC from Gemmatimonadota bacterium includes these protein-coding regions:
- a CDS encoding LacI family transcriptional regulator; amino-acid sequence: MSFTWQRDYLMNKRSVTIKDIARQLGISYSTVSRALSPKASILVKEETRELVRQTAADMDYNPNLMARGIVTGKTGTLGLLTYQIFQETFGHQTDQIMKVADEYDYQIMMGVASNRIPKNPRDDQIIQVKQLVSWGVDGLLIHTRGDEGESERILDVVKGRVPVVTFFYPTQNLSGVILDLVSDFYEATEHLIKLGHERIGFLGSHWNDNTPLSNQGKGYGLAMQNHGLTPNYTPVSTINAEAGYRLGKELGNQFTALVCRDDYTAIGVCRGLWELGIRIPDDVAVVGYGDIDVAAYMTPALTTLAMPYEAIAQAAMDLMLEKLEGQDTPRQVTLRSRLVVRESCGANKSKG